A section of the Mesobacillus jeotgali genome encodes:
- a CDS encoding TIGR04053 family radical SAM/SPASM domain-containing protein, with product MHGYERPHPNGSHPGIIDFNENPYIVIWEVTRACQLKCVHCRADAQNNPDPMELTTEEGYNLIDQIYDMGNPMLVFTGGDCMMRDDLFELAEYATNKGLRVSITPSATDNVTKAKMRRAKDVGLSRWAFSLDGPTPEVHDHFRGTPGSFNLTIEKVRYLNQLKMPLQLNTVISRYNYDYLEQMAELMKELKVVMWYIFLLVPTGRGQLDACLSPAEHEKVFRWLYELSKSAPYDIKTTAAQHYRRVVYQQKARDNAVSNDVIRYEDTLTKDMASVIDGLKRAPKGVNDGNGFVFISHTGDVMPSGLLPLIGGNVRDRPLAEIYRNSPIFKDLRNPDQYKGKCGVCEFRYVCGGSRSRTYAVTGDYMSSEPFCVYVPEAMRRKESLILRTWASDY from the coding sequence GTGCATGGATATGAACGTCCTCATCCCAATGGCAGCCATCCTGGTATAATTGATTTTAATGAAAATCCCTATATAGTAATTTGGGAAGTGACTAGGGCTTGTCAGTTAAAATGTGTGCACTGCAGGGCTGATGCTCAAAATAACCCTGACCCTATGGAGTTGACCACGGAAGAAGGATACAACCTAATAGACCAAATTTACGATATGGGGAACCCTATGCTTGTTTTTACCGGGGGAGACTGCATGATGAGGGATGATCTTTTCGAACTTGCTGAATATGCGACAAATAAGGGGTTGAGAGTTTCAATAACACCTAGCGCTACAGATAATGTCACAAAAGCAAAGATGAGAAGAGCCAAGGATGTTGGACTTTCAAGATGGGCTTTTAGCCTGGATGGTCCCACTCCTGAAGTACATGATCATTTTCGCGGTACACCTGGTTCATTCAATCTTACTATTGAAAAAGTCAGATACCTTAATCAACTAAAGATGCCATTACAGCTTAATACTGTAATATCACGATATAATTATGACTATCTTGAACAAATGGCCGAATTGATGAAAGAATTGAAGGTAGTTATGTGGTACATCTTCCTTTTGGTACCAACAGGTCGAGGCCAGCTTGATGCCTGTTTGTCTCCAGCAGAACACGAAAAAGTGTTTCGCTGGCTATATGAATTAAGCAAGTCTGCTCCATATGATATTAAAACAACAGCAGCACAGCATTACCGGCGAGTCGTTTATCAACAAAAGGCCCGGGATAATGCCGTTTCAAATGATGTTATCCGATATGAGGATACCTTAACAAAAGATATGGCGTCTGTAATCGATGGCCTGAAGCGCGCACCAAAAGGAGTGAATGATGGCAACGGATTCGTTTTTATTTCCCACACAGGAGATGTGATGCCTTCTGGATTACTGCCCCTAATTGGAGGGAATGTGCGTGACAGGCCATTGGCAGAAATTTACCGCAACTCTCCAATTTTTAAAGATTTGCGTAATCCCGACCAATACAAGGGTAAATGCGGAGTTTGTGAGTTCCGGTATGTTTGTGGAGGTTCCCGTTCAAGAACCTATGCTGTCACAGGAGACTATATGAGCAGTGAGCCATTCTGTGTCTATGTTCCTGAAGCAATGCGACGGAAAGAAAGCTTAATTCTTAGAACTTGGGCCAGTGATTATTAA
- the gloA2 gene encoding SMU1112c/YaeR family gloxylase I-like metalloprotein, which translates to MKLEKIHHVAIICTNFEKSKEFYTKILVFQVMSEVYREERQSYKLDLRVGSHCQIELFSFPHVPERPSYPEAAGLRHLAFTVQDLSAFMNYLETQGVDVEKVRLDPLTNKQFTFFADPDGLPIELYEE; encoded by the coding sequence ATGAAGCTAGAGAAAATACATCATGTCGCCATAATCTGTACTAACTTCGAAAAGTCTAAAGAGTTCTATACGAAAATTCTTGTTTTTCAAGTTATGTCTGAAGTATATCGAGAAGAACGTCAGTCATATAAATTGGATTTAAGAGTCGGCTCCCATTGCCAGATTGAATTATTCTCCTTTCCACATGTTCCCGAACGGCCAAGTTATCCAGAAGCAGCAGGCCTTAGGCATCTGGCTTTTACAGTGCAGGACCTTTCTGCATTTATGAACTATCTGGAAACTCAGGGAGTGGATGTGGAGAAAGTCAGGCTCGACCCTTTGACCAATAAACAATTTACATTCTTTGCTGATCCTGATGGATTGCCCATCGAACTGTATGAAGAGTAA
- a CDS encoding GNAT family N-acetyltransferase, protein MIRKLRDTDNQEVMRFLKEEAALNLFIIGDIEAFGYDSDFQELWGYFENEQLSAVLLRFHNSFIPYAKNDKLPVNEFTEIIKAYPEKVFLSGKSELVEKFENIAGLELGKKQVTYFAECSTDSGLEETDLDILTASPEDADRIIELRTQIEEFYPNPNAREIFLQSLKSGTGRTYFIERDGIVAASASTAAENSMSAMIVGVCTHKEYRRKGLATAVMQKLFKDVMAEGKLLCLFYDNPEAGRIYKRLGFTDIGQWTMYR, encoded by the coding sequence ATGATTCGAAAACTTAGAGACACAGATAACCAAGAAGTAATGCGTTTTTTAAAGGAGGAAGCTGCATTAAACCTCTTTATCATTGGAGATATTGAGGCGTTTGGGTATGATTCTGATTTCCAGGAATTATGGGGTTACTTCGAAAATGAGCAACTATCCGCGGTATTGCTTCGATTCCATAACTCTTTCATTCCTTATGCAAAAAATGACAAGCTTCCAGTAAATGAATTTACCGAGATAATCAAGGCATACCCAGAAAAGGTCTTTTTATCAGGGAAAAGTGAACTTGTTGAAAAATTCGAGAACATAGCGGGGCTGGAACTTGGTAAAAAGCAAGTGACATATTTTGCGGAATGCTCAACTGATTCAGGCTTAGAAGAAACTGATTTAGACATTTTAACTGCTAGTCCCGAGGACGCGGATCGAATCATTGAGCTAAGAACACAAATTGAAGAATTCTATCCAAATCCAAATGCTCGAGAAATTTTTTTACAATCTCTAAAATCCGGCACTGGCAGAACCTACTTCATTGAAAGGGACGGAATAGTGGCAGCATCTGCGTCAACTGCGGCAGAAAATTCAATGTCTGCAATGATTGTAGGCGTTTGTACACATAAGGAATACCGGAGAAAAGGGCTGGCAACTGCCGTAATGCAAAAGCTGTTCAAGGATGTTATGGCTGAAGGAAAGCTACTTTGCCTATTCTATGACAATCCTGAAGCTGGAAGGATATACAAGCGTCTGGGATTTACTGATATCGGCCAGTGGACAATGTATAGATAA
- a CDS encoding HesB/YadR/YfhF family protein, with protein MTIKIDQDAYKWFEKEFDTPKPFHIRLYPQYAGFGDKNKGYSLAFSLEVPALAAQQQEIDGITFYVESNDTWFFNQTDVEIKYSNSAGEIFTSYKEHH; from the coding sequence ATGACAATCAAAATTGATCAAGACGCATACAAATGGTTTGAAAAAGAATTCGATACACCAAAACCGTTTCACATCCGACTTTATCCTCAATATGCCGGGTTTGGCGACAAGAATAAGGGCTACAGCCTTGCGTTCTCGCTGGAAGTACCAGCACTTGCAGCCCAACAGCAGGAAATTGATGGAATCACTTTTTATGTAGAATCAAATGACACCTGGTTCTTTAATCAAACAGATGTAGAAATCAAGTATAGTAATTCTGCAGGTGAAATCTTCACAAGTTATAAAGAACATCATTAA
- a CDS encoding GNAT family N-acetyltransferase, with protein sequence MIDLVRVKQEDENILHNLLQFYIYEFTVFQEIKLEENGSYAPFDLKPYWTESDMHAFFIMYNGEYAGFAMVETGDPNVILEFFIMRKFYRRGFGKIAACELFNKFPGKWSITQVAKNEPARSFWRMVIGDYTGGSYIETVDDFNRSIQEFDTALITKN encoded by the coding sequence GTGATTGATTTAGTACGTGTGAAGCAGGAGGATGAAAACATCCTCCATAATTTGCTTCAATTTTATATTTATGAATTCACGGTGTTTCAGGAAATAAAGCTTGAAGAGAACGGTAGTTATGCACCGTTTGATTTAAAACCATACTGGACTGAAAGCGATATGCACGCTTTCTTTATCATGTATAATGGTGAATACGCTGGTTTCGCAATGGTTGAAACCGGAGATCCAAACGTAATCCTAGAGTTCTTTATCATGAGGAAATTTTATAGAAGAGGGTTTGGGAAAATTGCGGCATGTGAACTATTTAATAAGTTCCCGGGAAAATGGAGTATTACACAGGTAGCGAAAAACGAACCAGCAAGGAGCTTTTGGAGGATGGTAATTGGCGATTATACCGGTGGAAGCTATATAGAAACCGTTGATGATTTTAATCGTTCAATCCAGGAATTCGATACGGCATTAATAACAAAAAACTGA
- a CDS encoding BA3454 family stress response protein, with protein MREITVTVDLKGKNYLTNVIADRETTEEEILEMARKQVQEQWLY; from the coding sequence ATGAGAGAAATTACAGTAACTGTAGATTTAAAAGGAAAGAATTATTTAACGAATGTCATTGCGGATCGCGAAACCACTGAAGAAGAAATCTTGGAGATGGCAAGAAAGCAAGTTCAAGAACAGTGGCTATATTAA
- the ltaE gene encoding low-specificity L-threonine aldolase codes for MIDLRSDTVTKPTEEMRRAMYTAEVGDDVYQEDPTVRELEETAAELLGKEAALFVTSGTQGNQIAVLTHCRPGQELLLEEESHIFYYESGAVAALAGVQTRTIPGQRGAMDPKDVINAIRTADIHFPETGLICLENTHNRAGGAVVPVENMEAIYNIASAQKVPVHLDGARLFNAAAAAGVDVKEFAKYTDTVQICLSKGLGAPVGSIIAGSFDFIKTARKWRKRLGGGLRQAGVIAAPGLIALTKMKDRLGEDQWNARVLAEAIESIPGMKLARQPDTNIVVADVADLNITSDLFVDKLRSEGVISGTFGPTFVRFVTHYDVNEDDIQKAIEAIAKVARN; via the coding sequence GTGATTGATTTAAGAAGTGACACGGTTACAAAACCAACTGAGGAAATGCGCAGAGCTATGTATACTGCAGAGGTAGGGGACGATGTCTACCAAGAGGATCCTACTGTAAGGGAATTAGAAGAAACTGCGGCTGAGCTGCTTGGAAAGGAAGCGGCTTTATTTGTTACTAGCGGGACACAGGGAAACCAAATAGCTGTGCTGACGCATTGCCGACCAGGGCAGGAACTGCTGCTAGAAGAAGAATCGCATATATTCTACTATGAATCAGGAGCAGTAGCTGCACTCGCAGGAGTCCAGACAAGGACTATTCCAGGGCAGAGAGGGGCAATGGATCCAAAGGACGTTATAAATGCAATTCGCACTGCAGATATCCATTTTCCTGAAACCGGCTTAATTTGCCTTGAAAATACCCACAATCGTGCTGGAGGAGCAGTCGTTCCGGTTGAAAATATGGAAGCTATATACAATATAGCATCTGCGCAAAAAGTACCTGTACATCTTGATGGTGCTAGATTATTCAATGCTGCCGCAGCAGCGGGAGTGGACGTTAAGGAGTTCGCTAAATACACTGATACTGTCCAAATATGTTTGTCCAAGGGATTGGGGGCTCCAGTTGGCTCGATCATAGCCGGCAGTTTCGATTTTATTAAAACTGCCCGTAAATGGAGAAAGCGATTAGGCGGGGGGCTCAGGCAGGCAGGTGTTATTGCTGCACCAGGATTGATCGCATTGACAAAAATGAAAGACCGTCTTGGTGAAGATCAATGGAATGCGAGAGTCCTTGCTGAAGCTATCGAATCTATACCCGGAATGAAGCTTGCTCGGCAGCCAGACACAAATATTGTTGTGGCAGATGTCGCTGATTTAAATATCACCTCAGATTTATTCGTGGACAAACTGCGATCTGAAGGAGTGATATCAGGAACCTTTGGTCCAACCTTTGTACGCTTTGTAACGCATTATGATGTAAATGAAGATGATATCCAGAAAGCTATTGAAGCAATTGCCAAGGTTGCCAGAAACTAA
- a CDS encoding CBS domain-containing protein, translated as MNIEKVMTRDVEYCTPDTPIHEVAAKMKELDVGVMPICEGDKLAGLATDRDIVIKAVAENASMDSPISEVMTTDPVRGTIHMSAEEAADLMADVQIRRLPIVEDGKMIGIVSLGDLAVTNQLDDEAGNALEEISTPSAPEK; from the coding sequence ATGAATATAGAAAAAGTAATGACTAGAGACGTTGAATATTGCACGCCTGATACACCAATTCATGAGGTAGCCGCAAAGATGAAGGAGCTTGACGTAGGTGTAATGCCTATTTGTGAGGGCGACAAATTAGCAGGCCTTGCTACTGACAGGGATATTGTCATAAAAGCGGTGGCTGAAAATGCTTCAATGGATTCACCTATATCAGAGGTTATGACAACCGATCCTGTCCGAGGCACTATTCATATGTCTGCAGAGGAAGCAGCCGACCTGATGGCGGATGTGCAAATACGCAGACTGCCTATAGTAGAAGATGGCAAAATGATCGGGATTGTTTCATTAGGGGATCTTGCAGTAACAAACCAGCTGGATGATGAGGCAGGAAATGCTCTAGAAGAAATATCCACTCCATCCGCTCCTGAAAAGTAA
- a CDS encoding DUF421 domain-containing protein, which yields MNDYMHIIISSILFAITLYTITKIGGKKQLSELSFFEYVSGITIGSIAGEVIMGLEGNMFHGVLAIMVFGGFTYLHDLLGIKSKTFRDLFEGKSTVLIKDGKILEENLKKEKYTIDELNSLLRQKNVFKTADVEFAVLEPKGDLSVLLKKELQPLTAKDLNLPVAPEKEPYTIIMDGHVLADSLTSAGKNKGWLDIELENLGVTLDNVFLGQVDSYGKLTIDTYDDQFKLPSPQPRKLLLALMNKCQADLELFAYGTDSIQVKQMYKKNAKKLQQAIDKIKPFLNE from the coding sequence ATGAATGATTATATGCATATTATTATCTCATCTATTTTATTTGCAATTACTTTATACACGATCACCAAGATAGGAGGAAAAAAACAGCTCTCTGAATTGTCCTTTTTTGAATATGTATCAGGCATAACGATTGGCAGTATTGCCGGGGAAGTCATCATGGGGCTGGAGGGCAATATGTTTCATGGTGTTTTGGCTATTATGGTATTCGGGGGGTTTACATATTTGCATGATTTGCTTGGTATCAAAAGCAAAACCTTCCGGGATTTATTTGAAGGAAAGTCCACAGTTTTAATTAAAGACGGAAAAATACTTGAAGAGAATCTAAAGAAAGAAAAATATACCATTGATGAATTGAACTCTTTATTACGTCAGAAAAATGTTTTTAAGACAGCTGACGTTGAATTCGCCGTCCTCGAACCTAAAGGCGACTTAAGTGTGTTGCTAAAAAAAGAATTACAGCCTTTAACTGCAAAGGATTTAAATTTGCCAGTGGCTCCAGAAAAAGAACCATATACTATAATTATGGATGGGCATGTTCTTGCCGACTCTTTAACTTCTGCAGGGAAGAATAAAGGCTGGCTTGATATCGAATTAGAAAACTTAGGTGTTACCTTAGATAATGTATTTTTGGGACAGGTGGATTCCTATGGGAAACTTACGATTGATACTTATGATGACCAGTTTAAGCTTCCCTCTCCGCAGCCCAGGAAGTTATTGCTGGCATTAATGAACAAATGCCAGGCTGATTTAGAATTATTTGCTTATGGAACAGACTCAATCCAAGTAAAACAAATGTATAAGAAAAATGCAAAAAAATTACAGCAGGCAATCGATAAAATTAAGCCTTTCCTGAACGAATAG
- a CDS encoding C40 family peptidase has protein sequence MKKQILTVAATAGFLLTSFNGSASAHEKLHTVQSGDSLWKLSNTYNVAINDIQKWNSLSGTTIYVNQKLSVLAPHSHSNTAADSTADASYIVKSGDTLWGISKSYGISISGLKSLNGLTSDLIYPGQKLKVSGSAQSGVSAAPVSTSNTYTVRSGDNLSTIAARHNLSLSQLMSINNLKSDLIFPGQVLKLSGSVTTPIATNVSTVTTQAVATYSSASQVNSLIAEAKKYIGVPYVWAGSTPSGFDCSGFLNYVYKKVGISIPRTVVSIWDATKPVSSPRAGDLVFFETYKPGPSHAGIYLGDGKFIHAGSSRGVEVSDMNNSYWKPRYLGAKTTF, from the coding sequence ATGAAAAAACAAATTTTGACGGTGGCTGCAACAGCCGGATTTTTACTTACATCGTTCAATGGATCTGCAAGTGCGCATGAAAAATTACACACAGTTCAATCTGGTGATTCTTTATGGAAGCTTTCTAACACATATAATGTTGCGATAAATGATATTCAAAAATGGAATAGCCTTTCTGGGACTACTATATATGTAAATCAAAAACTATCAGTATTGGCTCCTCATAGTCATTCAAATACTGCTGCTGACAGCACTGCAGACGCTAGCTATATTGTTAAATCAGGCGATACTCTATGGGGAATATCAAAATCATACGGAATTTCTATTAGTGGACTAAAATCTCTGAACGGGCTGACATCCGATTTGATTTATCCAGGTCAGAAATTGAAGGTTTCTGGATCTGCTCAATCTGGAGTATCAGCTGCTCCTGTAAGTACATCCAACACGTACACAGTCCGTAGCGGTGACAATTTATCAACGATTGCTGCTCGCCATAATTTATCGCTATCACAATTGATGTCCATTAATAATCTTAAATCGGATCTTATATTTCCTGGACAGGTATTAAAGCTATCTGGGTCGGTTACAACTCCTATAGCAACTAATGTTTCAACAGTAACGACGCAAGCAGTCGCAACATATAGTTCTGCTTCACAAGTTAATTCACTGATTGCCGAAGCTAAAAAATACATTGGAGTTCCATATGTTTGGGCAGGAAGCACACCATCTGGTTTTGACTGTTCTGGCTTTTTGAACTACGTCTATAAGAAGGTAGGTATATCCATACCTAGGACAGTAGTATCAATATGGGATGCCACAAAACCTGTTTCATCACCACGCGCCGGAGACCTTGTATTTTTTGAAACATATAAACCTGGTCCTTCTCATGCTGGTATTTATCTTGGTGATGGTAAGTTCATCCATGCAGGATCATCCAGAGGAGTAGAGGTCAGCGATATGAATAACTCCTACTGGAAACCGCGTTATCTTGGTGCAAAAACAACTTTTTAA
- a CDS encoding STAS domain-containing protein codes for MRIPILKLKDYLLVSIQVELDDQTVLTFQEDLLNKIKDTGAKGVVIDLTSVDMIDSFIAKVLGDVIVMTSLMGTKSVLTGIQPAVAITLIELGITLENVHTALDLEQGISILSQLLEV; via the coding sequence GTGAGGATTCCGATATTAAAATTAAAAGACTATCTGTTGGTATCAATACAAGTAGAGCTAGATGACCAAACAGTTTTGACATTTCAAGAAGACTTGCTGAATAAAATTAAAGATACAGGAGCAAAAGGTGTTGTAATCGATCTTACTTCTGTTGATATGATTGATTCTTTCATTGCAAAGGTATTGGGCGATGTTATCGTTATGACAAGCTTGATGGGTACTAAATCCGTCCTTACAGGAATACAGCCAGCAGTCGCTATTACGCTGATTGAATTAGGGATCACCCTGGAAAATGTCCATACTGCTCTGGATCTTGAACAAGGAATTTCGATATTAAGCCAATTGTTAGAGGTTTAG
- a CDS encoding DUF1657 domain-containing protein: MTVGADVNQVLSTIKGIEAQLSALALNSNVPEASKSFHETMLVISEIKTDLEKRKIQLEIEEPQYKN; encoded by the coding sequence ATGACAGTAGGAGCCGATGTAAATCAAGTATTATCAACCATAAAAGGAATTGAAGCCCAATTGTCAGCATTGGCATTAAATTCAAATGTTCCTGAAGCAAGTAAATCGTTCCATGAAACTATGCTTGTTATTTCAGAAATCAAAACAGATTTAGAAAAAAGAAAAATCCAGTTGGAAATAGAAGAACCTCAATATAAAAACTAG
- a CDS encoding anti-sigma regulatory factor, whose translation MTESFVININNEFDIVLARQKGREVSKELQFGGVDQARITTAISELARNIYLYAGSGQITIQVIHDNGRKGIQISATDEGPGINDIRMVLQDGFSTSGGLGAGLPGVKRLMDSFDIDSMPGTGTKITITKWAR comes from the coding sequence ATGACAGAATCGTTTGTAATAAATATAAATAATGAATTTGATATAGTGCTTGCACGGCAAAAGGGGAGAGAAGTATCGAAAGAACTTCAATTTGGCGGTGTTGATCAGGCAAGAATAACGACTGCGATTTCTGAGCTTGCCAGAAATATTTATCTTTATGCCGGCAGCGGCCAAATAACGATACAGGTCATACATGATAATGGAAGAAAAGGAATCCAAATCTCTGCTACAGATGAAGGACCTGGTATAAACGATATAAGGATGGTTTTGCAGGATGGCTTTTCGACTTCAGGTGGGCTGGGAGCAGGCCTTCCGGGAGTTAAAAGGTTAATGGACAGTTTTGATATTGATTCAATGCCCGGAACCGGCACTAAAATTACTATCACCAAATGGGCCAGATAG
- a CDS encoding STAS domain-containing protein, with protein sequence METNRLKELEEKIREYETVISEMSAPIIPSIVPQTILVPITGLIRAERFDKIRVKLLNFIHNKDIETAIIDMTDISGERVEDLCLVEIGRELQELCSSLSLMGVRTLFVGLNPELVKRMVLDGIKLEAQTFSTFQSALKHLMKEKGLEFRKITN encoded by the coding sequence TTGGAAACGAATAGGCTAAAAGAGCTTGAGGAAAAAATTCGTGAATATGAAACGGTCATTTCTGAAATGTCTGCTCCAATCATACCTTCTATCGTACCACAAACCATTCTGGTGCCAATTACAGGTTTAATTCGTGCTGAGAGGTTTGATAAAATACGTGTCAAGCTTCTGAACTTTATCCATAATAAAGACATTGAAACAGCAATTATAGATATGACGGATATTAGTGGAGAAAGAGTAGAAGACTTATGTCTTGTAGAGATTGGAAGAGAGTTGCAGGAGTTGTGTTCATCTTTATCTCTAATGGGAGTAAGGACTCTGTTTGTGGGCCTTAATCCTGAATTGGTGAAAAGAATGGTACTGGATGGAATTAAGTTGGAAGCACAAACTTTTTCAACTTTCCAATCTGCACTGAAACATTTGATGAAAGAAAAAGGACTGGAATTCAGAAAAATAACAAATTAA
- the argS gene encoding arginine--tRNA ligase: MNYAELFCELLAAELNGVITVEDIDRLIEKPKFLNQGDFAFPCFQLAKIMRKSPSEIATGISQHLQAKNNFTFEGFEAVGGYVNAFLNKSIVAVETLREIREKKNRFGDLDKGTGQIVTIDLSSPNIAKPFSMGHLRSTVIGNSLSLIYEKCGFKTVKINHLGDWGTQFGKLITAYKLWGEEDSVKEDPIKELLALYVKFHEAAESNPQLEQVGRDWFRRLENGDAEALKLWKWFKEESLKEFKKVYDLLGSEFDSYAGEAFYNDKMEPMIELLTDKRLLEESDGAMVVNLDDVALPPCLIKKSDGATLYATRDLAAAKYRYDQYAFSKSIYVVGNEQSLHFKQLKAVLAKMDFEWAAGIVHIPFGMMLKEGKKMSTRKGKVVLLEHVLKDSIDLAQKNIEEKNPLLMRKKEAAKVVGTGAIIFHDLKNFRMNDIEFSLEEMLKVEGETGPYVQYTNARAHAILRKSASPVQDLKITMKGSAEWPVISELITFPDIVQKALDKNDPSQIAKYVLDLAQAFNKYYGEVRILEENEEKNARLAMVHAVSIVLEEGLRLLGIKAPKEM; the protein is encoded by the coding sequence ATGAATTATGCTGAATTGTTTTGTGAATTATTGGCGGCAGAACTTAATGGAGTCATTACGGTGGAAGATATCGATCGTTTGATCGAAAAACCAAAATTTTTGAATCAAGGAGATTTTGCCTTTCCTTGTTTTCAGCTTGCAAAAATAATGAGGAAATCACCATCAGAGATTGCAACAGGCATAAGTCAACATTTACAAGCCAAAAACAACTTTACCTTCGAGGGATTCGAAGCAGTCGGCGGGTATGTGAATGCATTTTTAAATAAATCCATAGTCGCTGTGGAAACCCTTCGTGAAATTCGGGAAAAGAAAAATCGATTCGGAGACCTTGATAAAGGCACTGGACAGATTGTCACAATCGATTTGTCGTCTCCCAATATTGCCAAGCCTTTTTCTATGGGACATTTACGTTCGACTGTTATTGGTAACTCCCTTTCACTAATTTATGAAAAGTGTGGGTTCAAAACGGTGAAAATTAACCATCTGGGAGACTGGGGGACTCAATTTGGCAAATTGATCACGGCTTATAAATTATGGGGCGAAGAGGATAGCGTGAAAGAAGACCCGATAAAAGAGCTGCTAGCTTTATATGTAAAGTTTCATGAAGCTGCTGAAAGTAATCCGCAGCTTGAACAAGTAGGGCGGGATTGGTTCAGACGTCTGGAAAATGGGGATGCTGAGGCACTTAAATTGTGGAAATGGTTCAAAGAGGAATCTTTGAAGGAATTTAAAAAGGTCTATGATCTGCTTGGAAGTGAGTTTGATTCGTATGCAGGAGAAGCATTTTACAACGATAAAATGGAACCCATGATTGAATTGCTTACGGACAAAAGACTGCTAGAAGAATCTGATGGTGCGATGGTTGTCAATTTGGACGATGTGGCTCTGCCTCCATGTCTGATCAAAAAATCAGATGGAGCCACTTTGTATGCAACACGTGACTTAGCAGCTGCAAAGTATCGATATGATCAGTATGCTTTTTCGAAGTCCATTTATGTGGTTGGCAATGAACAAAGCCTTCATTTTAAACAGCTAAAAGCAGTCCTTGCAAAGATGGATTTTGAATGGGCTGCTGGTATTGTTCATATTCCTTTTGGCATGATGTTAAAGGAAGGGAAGAAAATGTCCACACGTAAAGGAAAAGTTGTTTTACTAGAACACGTTCTCAAGGATTCAATTGATCTGGCACAGAAGAATATCGAAGAGAAAAATCCACTTTTGATGCGGAAAAAAGAAGCAGCGAAAGTGGTGGGGACTGGCGCTATCATATTCCACGATCTAAAGAATTTCAGAATGAATGATATTGAATTTTCCCTGGAGGAGATGTTAAAAGTTGAAGGGGAAACAGGGCCATATGTTCAATATACCAATGCCCGGGCACATGCGATTTTAAGGAAGTCGGCAAGTCCAGTACAGGATTTGAAAATTACAATGAAAGGTTCTGCAGAATGGCCCGTAATATCAGAACTCATAACCTTCCCTGATATCGTACAGAAGGCGTTAGATAAAAATGACCCGTCCCAGATTGCAAAATATGTACTCGACCTTGCCCAGGCGTTTAATAAATACTACGGAGAGGTACGAATTCTTGAGGAGAACGAAGAAAAAAATGCACGCTTGGCAATGGTGCATGCAGTTTCCATAGTTCTTGAAGAGGGACTTAGACTGTTAGGGATCAAAGCTCCAAAAGAGATGTAA
- a CDS encoding DUF1657 domain-containing protein — translation MTVGAQVKQTLAGLKSAQASLETFALGTENQQAKQIYQTAAQQTQAIIDSLQPRLQEIEQEEPQYKQ, via the coding sequence ATGACTGTCGGAGCACAAGTAAAACAAACACTGGCAGGTTTGAAAAGCGCCCAGGCTAGCCTGGAGACCTTTGCACTCGGTACTGAAAATCAGCAAGCAAAACAGATATACCAGACTGCAGCCCAGCAGACACAAGCTATAATTGATAGTCTGCAGCCTCGCCTGCAGGAAATAGAGCAAGAAGAACCACAGTATAAGCAGTAA